In Lycium ferocissimum isolate CSIRO_LF1 chromosome 7, AGI_CSIRO_Lferr_CH_V1, whole genome shotgun sequence, the sequence ATGATCTTGGTCATTTGAATAGTTTCTCCACTAGAAATTTGGTTAGAAATCATTTCTCTGGTCTAGGCCAGTTcgacaacaacaatgacaatgatgatgagcAACCAATCTACAAGCTAGCCAAAAATGGTCCTTTGCCGGGGGACCATACTGAAAGGTACCACATGGCATCCACCAGAGAGAAGAAACATAAAGGAAAAGCTAGCCGTGATATCCTGCCTGCAAACTATAGGCAAGATCACAAGTTTCAGGAGGATGACTCATTGCGGGCACGGTTACCGGCTAAAAGAAATGGAGTTTCTACCAAGCTCGCAAAGAAAGGTCAGATGCTTGACACGCGTGCTTTTGATCATGAGGAAAAATCTGACATGCATTTAACAGGTTGCAACTCCGTTATGAAGAAGCGGAAAGTCAAAGCTGATGTTCAGTACGTGGGTGAGCTAGATGATACTGATCATCTCTATTCTGATACCCAGCAACGACAAGATGATTCCTCAATGAAACGGGGTAAAATGGAGGATGAACGATGGACTTCTTTAATGGGACTTCCCATATCTCCAACTACAGAAATGATAGAAGAAGATATAGTAGATGTGGAAATCCGACCTCAAAAAAAGCCATTCACTTTGATTACTCCTACAGTTCATACCGGCTTCTCATTCTCCGTCGTTCATCTTCTTACAGCAGTTCGTATGGCAATGATTACTTCGCTTCCAGAAGAGGCTGTAGATACAAATACTGGAAAAAAGGAGGAGCATGGTGGAGTTGCACCACCTTCAGAGTTGGATGGTGATAATTCACTTCCTTCCACTCAAGCAAAGGTCCCCTCTCTCAGTGTGCAGGAAATTGTTAACCGCGTGAGATCAAACCCGGGAGATCCCTGTATTCTTGAGACTCAAGAACCTCTGCATGATTTGGTTAGAGGAGTactcaaaatattttcttccaaaacagcTCCGCTTGGTGCAAAAGGGTGGAAGCCACTTGTAGTCTATGAAAAACCCACCAAAAGTTGGTCCTGGATTGGTCCAGTGAGCCCTGATTCATCTGATCACGAGCCTATTGAGGAAGTCACATCTCCAGAAGCATGGGGTCTTCCTCACAAAATGCTTGTCAAGTTAGTTGATTCGTTTGCCAATTGGTTGAAAAATGGTCAGGAGACGCTACGGCAAATAGGAAGTCTACCTGACCCTCCGTTGTCATTGATGCAATATAATCTTGATGAGAAGGAAAGGTTCAGAGACTTGCGAGCTCAAAAGAGTCTGAGTACCATTAGCCCAAGTTCCGAAGAAGTCAGAGAGTATTTCCGCAAGGAGGAATTCCTTAGGTATTCAATTCCTGACAGGGCCTTCTCCTACACTGCTATTGATGGGAAAAAATCAATAGTTGCTCCTCTGAGAAGGTGTGGTGGCAAGCCAACTTCAAAAGCCCGTGATCACTTCATGCTTAAAAAGGATCGCCCTGCCCATGTAACGATTCTCTGTCTTGTGCGAGATGCGGCTGCTAGGTTGCCTGGCAGTACAGGGACTAGAGCAGATGTTTGTACTTTAATCAGAGACTCGCAGTATATTGTGGAAGAGGTATCTGATGCTCAAGTCAATCAAGTTGTTAGTGGTGCATTGGACCGTTTGCATTATGAACGTGATCCTTGTGTACAGTTTGATAACGAGAAGAAGCTCTGGGTTTACTTGCATAGAGatagagaagaagaagattttGAGGATGACGGTACTTCATCTACAAAGAAATGGAAGAGGCAAAAGAAAGAAGCTCCCGAACCAGCTGATCAAGGAGCAGTACCCGTCGCTTATCATGGGACAGGGGAACAAAATGGTTTTGATTTGAGCTCAGATCTCAATGTTGAGCCGTCAAATGTGGATGAGGATCGAACAGACCTTACTTGTGAGGATGGTAAGGATCATGTAGAGGACAATATTAAGAGCAGCCATGTGGCAGAACAAGGTGCTATGCAGTGTGGCTCTTCCCTGATGGATTGGGATACTCTTTGCTCAACTCCTGGAGAAGGAAATAAGTTGTTATGTCAACAGAACTCTACTGATAATTTTGATGATGAAACATGTGGTGGAGAACCACCAGCTTGACTGTGGGAAGAGCTCTGTCAGAAGCTTCCAGGTACTTTGATCCATTCACATTTTGTACCTGTTAGTTTTTACAATTCAttcatcttccttttcttcctcCAATCCATTCTGAAACTGTAAACTAGTATTTATTGTTCATTATGTTATGCCCGCTTATCTAAACTTTTAGTTTTTTGATTGGTTTAGTTGACTGTACATTGACTTGTAATTGTCTGATTTGGAAGTCTCTGTGAGTTTACATTTCTTATGTGGGAATTTTTTTAACGCAGCGCGATAATGCTGAAATATAGATAAAATAGTGACCCTGAGAACTTTGATGGTAATTTCAGTTGAAGCACAAGGTCTGCCGGTTTTCAGTGCAATATACACAAAAGCTCAACATATTTTTTGGGACTTGAGGCTCTAGCTTACACTAGCAACTTGACCTGGTCTCTTGTCATGTTTTTCTCTTTCTGTTTCTGTCTTGAGAAGTATTGAACCGACAGGGCACTCCATTTAAGCCAGAAAGTTATAAATTGGATTCCATCGTTGAAATTGTACTGCTTTTCTTCTCCTTATCATTTGGTCTTTGCTGCAGAAAAGCCTTATATATTATCTCCCTGAAGAGCCAGGAATTTCTGATGATCAGATAGCTCTAACAGAAAATACTGTCCGATTGTGCTCATTGAAATTTATCCACTTCAAcagttcagtttttttttttaccacgcTAGTTGCTAAGGGTGTATTTTGGCAATGGCGGCTCAAATGTAGATTCATTCTAGTTAAAACCGGGAAAAATGGTGAGCCTCTAATATGTAGACTAAAGGTTGTAATTGCTTGTTGTTGCCCAACTAATTTTATCTAGTAATGCCTTGTGTCTTCTTCTCTTTACCTTTTtcatttgttcttttttttttttttccagtgtGTATTTACGTGGCATATTCATACGATACCAGAATGCAGAAGCAATCACTGTTCTGAATTGAGAAGCAGCAGAGTCCCTGCCCCTTCTCCCTCGtcttatatgtacatatatctaGTTAGATGAGATAAATAAAGATAAGTAGGTCTTGTGATCTTTGCTCTTGATCAAGCTTTTGCCGAATGCCCGTGTTCCTTTAATTGCATTCATTCATAGTTAAATCCACGTTTTTCTCTCACTTACAACATTTATGTACTCTCGTTAAGTTTATGACATAATGTTCATACAACTCCTATCTTTGAGGCATGAAATGATCAAACAATGAAAATGCCATTCTTTGAATTTACTACATTTCACGTTGTCCTACCTTTACCATTGAACCAAAGAGATGGTCGGTCTATATGAAACTGTATACATTCTATCTTTCCCGGGCTCCACTGAGACTAAACTGTGTATGATGTTATAAATCCAAGGAGAGGTGGATACAATATCTACGAGAACAAATGattgaaaagattatttcttcaTAAATAGTGGCTCCTTGAGATTTATCATGAAGCTTTAGCTTCTTTACTGTCGGCAATACTGAGTCTGCTTGGTTAGAGATGCAAGCAACTATGCAAATACAGTACATAATCTGATTTGCACATCATTAAGACTAGTCAACTCCATATAATATATCTTTAGACATTTTGTCTTGTTTTTAACGCCTTTCGCCCCTGGTCGTGCCCCTGCCCCACTGAGGATGAACGAGGAAAACTATAAGACGGTGAAGAACAATAATATACAGTAGCAGCATTCCATTCTTCAAAAGCTCCCATAGAacttattttaaagaaaacaaataCACAGTATTGATCTCACTCTTCCTGTTCGGTTGTAGCATTCAGGATTTATAATTTGTCTAATCGTAATTTGCTCAGACGTCTAATCAAACTTACCAGATCGTGTGTTAAGAGTCAAAAGGGATTTCAGTGTACATGTATCGTGTGTACATGTATCGTTTACTATAAGTTACAAACAAAATTTACAAACTCTTATCACCGTCGCATCCACACACTTCAAACTATATTGCATGTTCAGCACACAAACATTACATATTTCCATCAGTCTCGGAAACTACACGAATTTCAAACAAATGAAACTCTTCCCAACAACtaccaaatttaataaaaagaaTAAGGATAACTTATCCGCTACGTATAGGTGAGACGATGGATATTCAAGACATATATATTATGTACAACTCTCCTTAATTGCCATATATCATTGGCTGCAGTCTGGACTCTTCTAATTTACAGCAGTGACGGGAACTCTCGAATCTCGTAAAGAAGGAGCTACCTCTATATTATCCTGTACATCTCCATTTGCTAGCTTTGAGGATTTTCCGTCCCAAAACGAATTCAACAACTCCTCGAAAGAGGGAGTTTTTAGTTCTTCAATAGATTCGACACTTGGAAGATTAAACGGTCTCTTTCTCGGGGTCGAGCACGATGGCTCATCAACCTAGTATTAATAAAAGCAATTTTGAAATAGACGTAGAGCATAGTCCTTTTTAAGAAACTAAACATAAAATTGAGGCAATACCCTTACCATGTATTCTTGTGAAAGACTTTTTCCAGTGTATTCTGTAATTTCAACAACCTTGTGGTAGTGTCCGCTGTTTAGTTCTCGCAGCTCTCCACAACAAGGAACAATCGTAGAATCAAGGTTTGCACAAGCATCACGGTCGAGTTGTAAAGAATCTGCACGTGTTAATCATATTAATTGGAGGACATAAAGTTAATCTCTTAACGTGCAACTCTTGATAGCTTACGGTCAATAGATGAGAGTAGGTGTTTGCTAGCAGCATTAGTGTCTTCAAGAGTAGATGACACGCCAGATGAAAATCTCACACGCAATGCTTGATTTGCATCCATTCCTCCCCTGCAGAAAACGCCGAGAGTCACAGTCcaagtaaaatataacaactATGAAACTGAACCCTCGAACAGTCAGTGGACCAACTGACCTAACGATTTCATCAACAAAAGCAACATTTCTCTCCTCTAGGTTTAATAAAGACTGTTGAGCATCTGTCCATTGCTCTGCTCCCAATTTAGCCTTTTGCACGCTGCATATTGCATATTTCCAGGTTAACACAGAAAGGATGATAAATATATTTAGAGGCAGCAAAGAACCATGTTGGTTCGAAGATATTGAGGAATATATGCTGTTACATACCAATTCTGTAGCACCTCCTCCATCTCTTTCTTCCCATTTTCCACAGCAGCAGTATCTTCAAGATAGTGTGATTCAGCCTTTTCCATGTAATCGGTCCATTTGACTTTAACTGAAGAAGTTGAATCTTGCATGGTTGACATCTCTTGTTTCAGTCTGTTGGTTCTGTTGGAGGCACTTTCTCTAAGGTCATCAATAGCGGTTTGAACCTATAGCAGATAgccatacaaaattcaattagCTTTCGCAATCTAAAGTGGATCAAAGTCACTCAATGACTGTGATtccggatccaggattttctgcttgaaaatgtaATAAGTCAATTATTGACTAATGAGCATTGA encodes:
- the LOC132065681 gene encoding uncharacterized protein LOC132065681, with the protein product MVIEKSSFKVASRFDSEFSPRNSRDTTMSSEDEEFQKRNGGEVESNDEDDDDCDSGAGSDDFDLLELGESKEEFCQIGDQTCSIPFELYDLSGLGDVLSLDVWNELLSEEERFNLVQYLPDMDQETFMRTLKDLLAGTNMHFGSPLDKLFNLLKGGLCEPRVALYRQGLIFFQKRQHYHRLRNHQNAIVSNLCQIRDAWLSCPGYSIEEKLQVLNIKKNEKILMYEKMEELESDGSEREEFSDTLWGKRTKDRNLGQNMGCYSGYRIGSALDSSSLRQMASESTRYKKQNLKGTFKVGGAKGSATKGMELKSGPYDSALPPFRHGKGMGYDSGMAVPMRDMLNGDDEEDGMYEVDVQRDRNYSRAGAVKLGKKHERLRVEESGDVFMGVPVPLKNDLYASGRNNAVNQLSDIKVLTAKPSNARTPYDFGKKDRYADGLPQFCSEDQMNYGKIRIPKMSLKASGMELASGSEPFWPSKAQEDTYFTNPSHKFGNMNVKGKQWKMDQEYPDRKFNDKLFQTDYRGKAFPDKVRAKMQNGGQDGSGTRGRRVFAKTEETESESSENDEDEDNNPLMRSKWAYPSGSTNLMSALDTKKAKFGQKDKYGIPARDGSFHSSRMMSDSNELFHSKRTGSHGLGAEPMGKMHDLGHLNSFSTRNLVRNHFSGLGQFDNNNDNDDEQPIYKLAKNGPLPGDHTERYHMASTREKKHKGKASRDILPANYRQDHKFQEDDSLRARLPAKRNGVSTKLAKKGQMLDTRAFDHEEKSDMHLTGCNSVMKKRKVKADVQYVGELDDTDHLYSDTQQRQDDSSMKRGKMEDERWTSLMGLPISPTTEMIEEDIVDVEIRPQKKPFTLITPTVHTGFSFSVVHLLTAVRMAMITSLPEEAVDTNTGKKEEHGGVAPPSELDGDNSLPSTQAKVPSLSVQEIVNRVRSNPGDPCILETQEPLHDLVRGVLKIFSSKTAPLGAKGWKPLVVYEKPTKSWSWIGPVSPDSSDHEPIEEVTSPEAWGLPHKMLVKLVDSFANWLKNGQETLRQIGSLPDPPLSLMQYNLDEKERFRDLRAQKSLSTISPSSEEVREYFRKEEFLRYSIPDRAFSYTAIDGKKSIVAPLRRCGGKPTSKARDHFMLKKDRPAHVTILCLVRDAAARLPGSTGTRADVCTLIRDSQYIVEEVSDAQVNQVVSGALDRLHYERDPCVQFDNEKKLWVYLHRDREEEDFEDDGTSSTKKWKRQKKEAPEPADQGAVPVAYHGTGEQNGFDLSSDLNVEPSNVDEDRTDLTCEDGKDHVEDNIKSSHVAEQGAMQCGSSLMDWDTLCSTPGEGNKLLCQQNSTDNFDDETCGGEPPA